Below is a window of Mucilaginibacter ginkgonis DNA.
TCCATGCTGCCGCTGCTGTTAAAGCGGGTTGGCCTTGACCCTGCAACATCTTCGGCGCCGTTTGTAGCTACCCTTGTGGATGTTACCGGACTTATCATTTACTTCACAATCGCTGTAGCTATCATGCATATTTAATTTGTTTAATTGCTTGTATTCCATATTTTTAGTGAAACAAACTCAACTTAAATCATGGAAGAAACAATTATCACAGAACACCCTGTTACGGGCGATGGCTCGCACGGGATCATTTTAACTACAGAAGCTCAGTTCTATCTTGAAAATGCCGGTAAATGGGCCAGGTTTTTAGGCATCATGGGCTTTATAGGCAGTGCATTGATACTGATAGGGGCCATATTTGCCGGAAGCTTTTTTGAAGCCATGATGCGAATGAGCCCAACGATGCCGCAAAATGGGCCAGCAGTAGGAGGAACAACAATAACAGTGATCTACGGACTAATGGCGTTACTCTATTTTTTCCCTGCACTGTACTTATACCGCTTCGGCGCTGCAGCCGGCAGGGGTGTGGTTTACTCAAGCCAGCAGGAAGTTACTGACGCTATTAAAAATCTAAAGTCATTCATGAAATTTGTAGGCGTTTTGGTGATCATCGGCTTGGTGATAGGTATTATTAGTTTTGGCGGAATCATTCTTGGCCTTATGGCCGGCCATGCTATGCGCTAGGGGAATTAATTTATAAAAGAAAACCCCGCTTTTGGCGGGGTTCTTTGTTTAGTTAAGTTAGTTAGTTTTTTATTTAAAAAGAGAAGTCTTCGCTTGCTGCAGTTACGGGTTCGCCGGCTTCGCTAAATTCATAGCGCTTCTCAACCACTTCCTGGTGGTCTTTTATATAATCAACGGTTGATTTAAGGCCTTCGGCAAACTTCTCGAAATCTTCTTTATACAAAAATATTTTATGCTTGATAAAAGCGCCGTCTTCTAAACGTTTTTTACTTTCAGTAACGGTTATATAATAATCGTTAGACCTTGTTGCTTTTACGTCGAAAAAATACGTTCGTTTGCCGGCACGCACCTTTTTAGAAAAAACTTCTTCACGCTCCCTGTTGTCAAAATCAGCCATTGGTACTAATTGTAGTTAGTTTATTGGCATAAATATAATTATTTTTTCCATCCGCAAACATTATTCAAAATATTGTTGAAATATTTTTAAAACAATTTCGTTGCGGAGCTGTGGCGTTCTGATCTCGCTTGTCGAAATGTTACCGGGAATTTTTATTGCTCTGCAGTACTGTTGCACTGTTTCAATCGAAACAATTCCAGCTAACTAAAACACCAGTTTGTTAAACCTATCTTCTGTAAGGTCAGCGCAAGTCGTAGACGTTAGGCTGCGCTCTCTTCCTCTTCCAGCAGCTGCATTTCATAAAGTTCGAAGTAAGCGCCTTTTAGCTTCATCAAGTCGTCGTGGTTGCCGCGTTCAATGATTTCGCCATTGTCAAGCACCAGTATCTGGTCGGTATTTTTAATTGTAGATATGCGGTGCGCAATGATGATGCTGGTCTTGCCGTGCATGATCTTGCCCATGTTGCGCAAAATCTCTTCTTCTGTTTTGGTGTCCACGGCCGACAGGCAATCGTCGAAGATCAATACCTGCGGCTGTTTAAAAATAGCCCGGGCGATAGAAACGCGCTGCTTCTGTCCGCCGGATAAGGTAATGCCACGCTCGCCGATGTAAGTTTCAAACCCTTCTTCAAACTCTATGATATTGTTATAAACGGCAGCATCCTTTGCTGCCTGCTCAACGTCGGGCATGTTTAATTTATCCGCACTGAAGGCGATATTGTTAGCTATGGTATCAGAAAACAAGAAAACTTCTTGCGGCACAAACCCAACCTGACTGCGGTAATTGTTGAGGTCGAGCTGATCGATCTTTACGCCATCAACGTTGATATCGCCACTCTCAACGTCATACATGCGCATCACCAAATTGGCGATGGTAGACTTGCCGGATCCTGTGCGACCGATAATGGCCACCATTTCGCCCGACCTGGCTGTGAAAGATACGTTCTTCAGAGCCTGTATGCCGGTTTCGGGGTAAGTAAATGATACATTGTTAAAGCTAATCTCGCCCTTCACTTCATGCGGCGCAATACCCGAAACAATCTCAGGCTGTTCATGCAAAAACTCATTAATGCGCTTTTGCGATGCCGCCGCGCGTTGTATCAGTGAGGTAACCCAACCCAGGGCAATAACCGGGAACGTTAACTGGTTGAGATAAAATATGAACTCTGCGATGTTGCCGGGTGTAACCGTACCCTTGATTACTTCTACACCGCCCACATAGATGATGATCACATTACTGACACCAATGAGCAGCAGCATAAGCGGGTAAAACAAAGCCTGTACCCGCACCAGTGCCATGGACTGGGTCTTATAATCCTGGCTTTCTGCCGCGAAGCTTTCTTTAACAAACTCTTCGCGTACGTACGACCTTATCACCCTGATGCCCGAGAAGTTTACCTGCACAAAACTCGATAAGGCTGACAACCTCTCCTGTATCTTCTCGCTGCGAAAATTGATGATGCTATTCACATAGTAGATCATCATTACAAGGATGGGCAAGGGCAGGACAGAAAACAACGTCATGCGTACGTTCACAGTCAGCATGATGGATACCGTTAAAAAGAATAATATCACTGTATTAACCGAGTACATAATGCCCGGGCCCAGGTACATGCGCACACGGGTAACATCTTCGGTGGCGCGGTTCATTAAATCTCCCGTACTGTGGCGGCGGTAAAAAGCAAGTGAAAGTGCCTGGTAGTGCGCGTAGATACTATTCTTCAGGTCGTATTCGATATGCCGCGACATCAGGATCAACGTTTGCCGCATAAAGAACAGGAACATACCGCGCAGCAGCGCCAGCAACAATACTAACCCACCGAACAGCATCAGGCTCGACCCAAAGATATCGTAGATGACCGATTGCCTGTTAAAGCCGTTGTACAGGCGGTAGATGGCAATGTTTTCTGTCACGAGGTCGAAAGCAATACGGATCACTTGCGCGGGTAATACGCCGAAAACGTTAGAAATGATAACGAACAGAATGCCCGGTATAAAGTATAAGCGGTATTTCCAGAAGTATTTATTTAGATAGGCGAGATCTTTCATTTATAGAGTCCGGAAGTTGGGAAGACCGAAAGTCCGATAGTCAAAAGTACGGTATACGAGAGGGAAATCAAAAGAGCGATTTAGTATCAACGGCGTGAAAGACAATCTGAAAAATAATGGGCTATAACGACAACCTTTCAAGCCCCTTCTCCGTCTGGAGAGGGGGTTGGGGGTGAGGCGATGTAACAACGCCAACGGCGGCATATAAAGCCCCACCTAACCCTCCCCGGAAGGGAGGGGACAGAAGCTCGCGTTGAATGCTTAGCAAGCTGATAAAATTTTAACGAATATTCCTGTGTTCAAAACAAACACCCGCTTTGCACGTAATAATTGCTGATAACAAAAAAACAGCTACTTTTGCAGCGCACAGCTTAAAAACTAACAATCACATTTACCGCGGGCCAACACCCCAAACCGTTCTTATCCAATGTTAAACAGAAGGCACCTAAGGGTTAAAGTAATGCAGGCACTGTATGCCTATAACCAGGCCGATAAAAAAGACATCCAGCAGCACGAAAAAACCTTACTGCAGAGTATTGATAAGGTTAACGAGATGTACATCTGGATGCTGTCGCTCATAGCCGAGGTTGCCCATTATGTTGTAACGGATTCGGAAGAGCGCGCGAATAAATACCTCCCTACAGAAGAAGATCTTAAGCCCAACTTAAAAATTACTGAAAACCGTTTCCTAACATCGCTGCTTAAAAACGAAGATTACATTGCGGCTTTAAAGAAATACAAGGTTTCCTGGACCTTTGACCCTGAATTGGCAAAGTCGCTCTTTGCCACGTTAAAGAACGCCCAGGAATATAAAGAGTACCTTGACTTTAATGACGACACCATCCAAACGGATAAGGATATCATTAAATTTATCTTTAAAAAGGTGATCCTTAAATCGTCACTTGCAGAGCAGGTATTCGAAGAAAAATTCATCGTTTGGCCGGTTGATAAAGACGTTTTACAGGCTTTGATCGCAAAAACGTTTAAAAACTTTTCTTTCGACGATCCTAAGCAGAACAAACTGGCAGAGGTAACGGGCAACTGGGAAGAAGACCGCGAATTTATTATTAGCCTTTTTGAGCAAACCATCCGCCATAATGATGAGTATCAGGCTATGATTGGCGTTAAAACCCAAAACTGGGAGCCCGAGCGTATTGCCATGATGGATACTTTGCTAATGAAAATGGCTATCACAGAATTTATTAATTTTGCGTCGGTGCCGGTTAAAGTAACTATTAACGAGTATCTTGAGATAGCAAAAGAGTTTAGTACGCCAAAAAGTAATTCGTTTATAAACGGCATACTCGACAAGATTTTGT
It encodes the following:
- a CDS encoding DUF5362 family protein — encoded protein: MEETIITEHPVTGDGSHGIILTTEAQFYLENAGKWARFLGIMGFIGSALILIGAIFAGSFFEAMMRMSPTMPQNGPAVGGTTITVIYGLMALLYFFPALYLYRFGAAAGRGVVYSSQQEVTDAIKNLKSFMKFVGVLVIIGLVIGIISFGGIILGLMAGHAMR
- a CDS encoding DUF3276 family protein, which encodes MADFDNREREEVFSKKVRAGKRTYFFDVKATRSNDYYITVTESKKRLEDGAFIKHKIFLYKEDFEKFAEGLKSTVDYIKDHQEVVEKRYEFSEAGEPVTAASEDFSF
- a CDS encoding ABC transporter ATP-binding protein, encoding MKDLAYLNKYFWKYRLYFIPGILFVIISNVFGVLPAQVIRIAFDLVTENIAIYRLYNGFNRQSVIYDIFGSSLMLFGGLVLLLALLRGMFLFFMRQTLILMSRHIEYDLKNSIYAHYQALSLAFYRRHSTGDLMNRATEDVTRVRMYLGPGIMYSVNTVILFFLTVSIMLTVNVRMTLFSVLPLPILVMMIYYVNSIINFRSEKIQERLSALSSFVQVNFSGIRVIRSYVREEFVKESFAAESQDYKTQSMALVRVQALFYPLMLLLIGVSNVIIIYVGGVEVIKGTVTPGNIAEFIFYLNQLTFPVIALGWVTSLIQRAAASQKRINEFLHEQPEIVSGIAPHEVKGEISFNNVSFTYPETGIQALKNVSFTARSGEMVAIIGRTGSGKSTIANLVMRMYDVESGDINVDGVKIDQLDLNNYRSQVGFVPQEVFLFSDTIANNIAFSADKLNMPDVEQAAKDAAVYNNIIEFEEGFETYIGERGITLSGGQKQRVSIARAIFKQPQVLIFDDCLSAVDTKTEEEILRNMGKIMHGKTSIIIAHRISTIKNTDQILVLDNGEIIERGNHDDLMKLKGAYFELYEMQLLEEEESAA
- the nusB gene encoding transcription antitermination factor NusB; its protein translation is MLNRRHLRVKVMQALYAYNQADKKDIQQHEKTLLQSIDKVNEMYIWMLSLIAEVAHYVVTDSEERANKYLPTEEDLKPNLKITENRFLTSLLKNEDYIAALKKYKVSWTFDPELAKSLFATLKNAQEYKEYLDFNDDTIQTDKDIIKFIFKKVILKSSLAEQVFEEKFIVWPVDKDVLQALIAKTFKNFSFDDPKQNKLAEVTGNWEEDREFIISLFEQTIRHNDEYQAMIGVKTQNWEPERIAMMDTLLMKMAITEFINFASVPVKVTINEYLEIAKEFSTPKSNSFINGILDKILSELKAENKIRKTGRGLIE